One window from the genome of Oreochromis niloticus isolate F11D_XX linkage group LG20, O_niloticus_UMD_NMBU, whole genome shotgun sequence encodes:
- the foxp3b gene encoding forkhead box P3b isoform X1, which yields MPETSDEYMKFGQQKVERQLDSIKQMEEPPMSVSGSQTSPDCQLKFGSKTCWSSMEGIRQKQQRPSVLRHISPVAYRQRRESSAAVSICKEEVDACHILQEPSPHMGSSPTSSHHFLSLRRGDIQKQTSLEARLHDGIPQGTSVLLMSGLCRWPGCEAVFEDFSSFLKHLHSEHGHGDRSIAQWRVQQDIVQYMESQLILEKQKLIAMQLHLSEDKYSDSKAASEWQYSLPLFLPQPQVTTGDRVQQWATKHLEELVQHGNRPTASDHLLPDLVPSIECYKYNNIRPPYTYAYLIRWSILESPDKQRTLNEIYNWFTTMFFYFRHNTATWKNAVRHNLSLHKCFVRVEGGKGAVWTVDEMEYQRRKGQKYQRYKHLRHEHTVQQKCTIGSKLTNS from the exons ATGCCAGAGACTTCTGATGAGTACATGAAATTTGGACAACAAAAAGTCGAACGCCAACTTGACAGCATCAAACAGATGGAAGAGCCACCCATGTCTGTGTCAGGAAGTCAG ACAAGTCCAGACTGCCAGCTAAAATTTGGATCTAAAACT tgCTGGAGCAGTATGGAAGGCATTAGACAGAAGCAGCAGAGACCATCAGTTCTGCGTCACATTTCCCCAGTCGCTTACAGGCAACGACGTG AAAGCAGTGCAGCAGTCTCCATTTGCAAGGAAGAGGTGGATGCATGCCATATTCTTCAGGAACCTTCGCCTCACATGGGCTCTTCTCCCACATCGAGCCATCATTTCCTCTCCTTGAGGAGGGGAGACATTCAAAAGCAGACCTCTCTTGAGGCCCGGCTTCATGACGG CATCCCACAGGGGACCAGTGTTCTGCTCATGAGTGGGCTCTGCCGATGGCCTGGCTGTGAAGCAGTATTTGAAGACTTCTCTAGTTTCTTGAA GCATCTTCATTCTGAACACGGACATGGTGACAGAAGTATTGCTCAATGGAGGGTCCAGCAGGATATTGTTCAGTACATGGAAAGTCAG CTCATTCTGGAAAAACAGAAACTCATTGCAATGCAACTTCATCTCTCAGAGGACAAATACTCTGATTCG AAGGCAGCTTCTGAGTGGCaatacagccttcctctgttcCTGCCGCAGCCTCAGGTTACCACTGGAGACAGAGTGCAACAGTGGGCCACCAAACATCTGGAAGAGCTGGTTCAGCATGGCAACAGACCTACTGCTTCTGATCATCTCCTCCCAG ATTTGGTTCCCAGTATTGAGTGTTACAAATACAACAACATCAGGCCTCCTTACACCTATGCGTACTTGATAAGATGG TCTATCCTGGAGTCTCCAGACAAACAGCGTACTCTGAATGAGATTTACAACTGGTTCACTACCATGTTCTTCTACTTCAGACATAACACTGCCACCTGGAAG AATGCAGTGCGTCACAACCTCAGCCTTCACAAATGTTTTGTGCGAGTGGAGGGAGGAAAGGGAGCTGTGTGGACAGTAGATGAAATGGAGTACCAAAGGAGGAAGGGTCAGAAGTATCAGCGGTACAAACATCTTCGACACGAACACACAGTACAGCAGAAGTGTACAATAGGAAGCAAATTAACAAACTCTTGA
- the foxp3b gene encoding forkhead box P3b isoform X3, producing the protein MPETSDEYMKFGQQKVERQLDSIKQMEEPPMSVSGSQCWSSMEGIRQKQQRPSVLRHISPVAYRQRRESSAAVSICKEEVDACHILQEPSPHMGSSPTSSHHFLSLRRGDIQKQTSLEARLHDGIPQGTSVLLMSGLCRWPGCEAVFEDFSSFLKHLHSEHGHGDRSIAQWRVQQDIVQYMESQLILEKQKLIAMQLHLSEDKYSDSKAASEWQYSLPLFLPQPQVTTGDRVQQWATKHLEELVQHGNRPTASDHLLPDLVPSIECYKYNNIRPPYTYAYLIRWSILESPDKQRTLNEIYNWFTTMFFYFRHNTATWKNAVRHNLSLHKCFVRVEGGKGAVWTVDEMEYQRRKGQKYQRDCPVKWLTAYSHYSPGNP; encoded by the exons ATGCCAGAGACTTCTGATGAGTACATGAAATTTGGACAACAAAAAGTCGAACGCCAACTTGACAGCATCAAACAGATGGAAGAGCCACCCATGTCTGTGTCAGGAAGTCAG tgCTGGAGCAGTATGGAAGGCATTAGACAGAAGCAGCAGAGACCATCAGTTCTGCGTCACATTTCCCCAGTCGCTTACAGGCAACGACGTG AAAGCAGTGCAGCAGTCTCCATTTGCAAGGAAGAGGTGGATGCATGCCATATTCTTCAGGAACCTTCGCCTCACATGGGCTCTTCTCCCACATCGAGCCATCATTTCCTCTCCTTGAGGAGGGGAGACATTCAAAAGCAGACCTCTCTTGAGGCCCGGCTTCATGACGG CATCCCACAGGGGACCAGTGTTCTGCTCATGAGTGGGCTCTGCCGATGGCCTGGCTGTGAAGCAGTATTTGAAGACTTCTCTAGTTTCTTGAA GCATCTTCATTCTGAACACGGACATGGTGACAGAAGTATTGCTCAATGGAGGGTCCAGCAGGATATTGTTCAGTACATGGAAAGTCAG CTCATTCTGGAAAAACAGAAACTCATTGCAATGCAACTTCATCTCTCAGAGGACAAATACTCTGATTCG AAGGCAGCTTCTGAGTGGCaatacagccttcctctgttcCTGCCGCAGCCTCAGGTTACCACTGGAGACAGAGTGCAACAGTGGGCCACCAAACATCTGGAAGAGCTGGTTCAGCATGGCAACAGACCTACTGCTTCTGATCATCTCCTCCCAG ATTTGGTTCCCAGTATTGAGTGTTACAAATACAACAACATCAGGCCTCCTTACACCTATGCGTACTTGATAAGATGG TCTATCCTGGAGTCTCCAGACAAACAGCGTACTCTGAATGAGATTTACAACTGGTTCACTACCATGTTCTTCTACTTCAGACATAACACTGCCACCTGGAAG AATGCAGTGCGTCACAACCTCAGCCTTCACAAATGTTTTGTGCGAGTGGAGGGAGGAAAGGGAGCTGTGTGGACAGTAGATGAAATGGAGTACCAAAGGAGGAAGGGTCAGAAGTATCAGCG GGATTGCCCCGTGAAGTGGCTCACAGCCTACTCCCATTACTCTCCTGGAAACCCCTGA
- the foxp3b gene encoding forkhead box P3b (The RefSeq protein has 1 substitution compared to this genomic sequence) — protein sequence MPETSDEYMKFGQQKVERQLDSIKQMEEPPMSVSGSQCWSSMEGIRQKQQRPSVLRHVSPVAYRQRRESSAAVSICKEEVDACHILQEPSPHMGSSPTSSHHFLSLRRGDIQKQTSLEARLHDGIPQGTSVLLMSGLCRWPGCEAVFEDFSSFLKHLHSEHGHGDRSIAQWRVQQDIVQYMESQLILEKQKLIAMQLHLSEDKYSDSKAASEWQYSLPLFLPQPQVTTGDRVQQWATKHLEELVQHGNRPTASDHLLPDLVPSIECYKYNNIRPPYTYAYLIRWSILESPDKQRTLNEIYNWFTTMFFYFRHNTATWKNAVRHNLSLHKCFVRVEGGKGAVWTVDEMEYQRRKGQKYQRDCPVKWLTAYSHYSPGNP from the exons ATGCCAGAGACTTCTGATGAGTACATGAAATTTGGACAACAAAAAGTCGAACGCCAACTTGACAGCATCAAACAGATGGAAGAGCCACCCATGTCTGTGTCAGGAAGTCAG tgCTGGAGCAGTATGGAAGGCATTAGACAGAAGCAGCAGAGACCATCAGTTCTGCGTCACATTTCCCCAGTCGCTTACAGGCAACGACGTG AAAGCAGTGCAGCAGTCTCCATTTGCAAGGAAGAGGTGGATGCATGCCATATTCTTCAGGAACCTTCGCCTCACATGGGCTCTTCTCCCACATCGAGCCATCATTTCCTCTCCTTGAGGAGGGGAGACATTCAAAAGCAGACCTCTCTTGAGGCCCGGCTTCATGACGG CATCCCACAGGGGACCAGTGTTCTGCTCATGAGTGGGCTCTGCCGATGGCCTGGCTGTGAAGCAGTATTTGAAGACTTCTCTAGTTTCTTGAA GCATCTTCATTCTGAACACGGACATGGTGACAGAAGTATTGCTCAATGGAGGGTCCAGCAGGATATTGTTCAGTACATGGAAAGTCAG CTCATTCTGGAAAAACAGAAACTCATTGCAATGCAACTTCATCTCTCAGAGGACAAATACTCTGATTCG AAGGCAGCTTCTGAGTGGCaatacagccttcctctgttcCTGCCGCAGCCTCAGGTTACCACTGGAGACAGAGTGCAACAGTGGGCCACCAAACATCTGGAAGAGCTGGTTCAGCATGGCAACAGACCTACTGCTTCTGATCATCTCCTCCCAG ATTTGGTTCCCAGTATTGAGTGTTACAAATACAACAACATCAGGCCTCCTTACACCTATGCGTACTTGATAAGATGG TCTATCCTGGAGTCTCCAGACAAACAGCGTACTCTGAATGAGATTTACAACTGGTTCACTACCATGTTCTTCTACTTCAGACATAACACTGCCACCTGGAAG AATGCAGTGCGTCACAACCTCAGCCTTCACAAATGTTTTGTGCGAGTGGAGGGAGGAAAGGGAGCTGTGTGGACAGTAGATGAAATGGAGTACCAAAGGAGGAAGGGTCAGAAGTATCAGCG GGATTGCCCCGTGAAGTGGCTCACAGCCTACTCCCATTACTCTCCTGGAAACCCCTGA
- the foxp3b gene encoding forkhead box P3b isoform X2: MPETSDEYMKFGQQKVERQLDSIKQMEEPPMSVSGSQTSPDCQLKFGSKTCWSSMEGIRQKQQRPSVLRHISPVAYRQRRESSAAVSICKEEVDACHILQEPSPHMGSSPTSSHHFLSLRRGDIQKQTSLEARLHDGIPQGTSVLLMSGLCRWPGCEAVFEDFSSFLKHLHSEHGHGDRSIAQWRVQQDIVQYMESQLILEKQKLIAMQLHLSEDKYSDSKAASEWQYSLPLFLPQPQVTTGDRVQQWATKHLEELVQHGNRPTASDHLLPDLVPSIECYKYNNIRPPYTYAYLIRWSILESPDKQRTLNEIYNWFTTMFFYFRHNTATWKNAVRHNLSLHKCFVRVEGGKGAVWTVDEMEYQRRKGQKYQRDCPVKWLTAYSHYSPGNP; encoded by the exons ATGCCAGAGACTTCTGATGAGTACATGAAATTTGGACAACAAAAAGTCGAACGCCAACTTGACAGCATCAAACAGATGGAAGAGCCACCCATGTCTGTGTCAGGAAGTCAG ACAAGTCCAGACTGCCAGCTAAAATTTGGATCTAAAACT tgCTGGAGCAGTATGGAAGGCATTAGACAGAAGCAGCAGAGACCATCAGTTCTGCGTCACATTTCCCCAGTCGCTTACAGGCAACGACGTG AAAGCAGTGCAGCAGTCTCCATTTGCAAGGAAGAGGTGGATGCATGCCATATTCTTCAGGAACCTTCGCCTCACATGGGCTCTTCTCCCACATCGAGCCATCATTTCCTCTCCTTGAGGAGGGGAGACATTCAAAAGCAGACCTCTCTTGAGGCCCGGCTTCATGACGG CATCCCACAGGGGACCAGTGTTCTGCTCATGAGTGGGCTCTGCCGATGGCCTGGCTGTGAAGCAGTATTTGAAGACTTCTCTAGTTTCTTGAA GCATCTTCATTCTGAACACGGACATGGTGACAGAAGTATTGCTCAATGGAGGGTCCAGCAGGATATTGTTCAGTACATGGAAAGTCAG CTCATTCTGGAAAAACAGAAACTCATTGCAATGCAACTTCATCTCTCAGAGGACAAATACTCTGATTCG AAGGCAGCTTCTGAGTGGCaatacagccttcctctgttcCTGCCGCAGCCTCAGGTTACCACTGGAGACAGAGTGCAACAGTGGGCCACCAAACATCTGGAAGAGCTGGTTCAGCATGGCAACAGACCTACTGCTTCTGATCATCTCCTCCCAG ATTTGGTTCCCAGTATTGAGTGTTACAAATACAACAACATCAGGCCTCCTTACACCTATGCGTACTTGATAAGATGG TCTATCCTGGAGTCTCCAGACAAACAGCGTACTCTGAATGAGATTTACAACTGGTTCACTACCATGTTCTTCTACTTCAGACATAACACTGCCACCTGGAAG AATGCAGTGCGTCACAACCTCAGCCTTCACAAATGTTTTGTGCGAGTGGAGGGAGGAAAGGGAGCTGTGTGGACAGTAGATGAAATGGAGTACCAAAGGAGGAAGGGTCAGAAGTATCAGCG GGATTGCCCCGTGAAGTGGCTCACAGCCTACTCCCATTACTCTCCTGGAAACCCCTGA